Genomic window (Plasmodium knowlesi strain H genome assembly, chromosome: 9):
TACCCACAGACGACGcgaatacatttttctttcaatatTTTGTGTCTTCTTCAGATGGTGGAgctgaaaaatggagaaacgtACAGCGGCTTCCTCGTCTTTTGTGATCGCTTTATGAATTTacacatgaaaaatataatatgtacGTCAAAGGATGGGGacaaattttggaaaatctCAGAATGTTACGTCAGGGGGAATAGCGTTAAATATATTCGAGTTCAGGATGAGGCCATCGATCAAGCCATAGAGGAAACGAATGAACGTAAGAAGGCaatcagaagaaaaaaaaaaaaaaaaaaaaaaaaaaaaaaaaaaaaaattacaaaatagctagctataCTTTGGCTAGTCCCCACGTGCATTATacattgtccatttttttctcttttgcagAAAAAGCGAGAAATATAGGCAGAGGCCGCGGAGGAAGAGGTAGAGGACGCGGGACTGGCAGAGGCACAGACAACAGAGGTGGAAGGGGAGGCCAAATGCGCGCAGGAAGAAGGGGATTCTAACATACCAtcatatgtgtgtacttcTTATCATGTACATGTTCACACACACCAAGTTATATCTATGCGCTTATTTTGCTACGCCCCTTTTATGCCCATTCGCGCAAACCACCATATTACACAATCTATCTTTgtgattcatttttcttttttaaaattgcactgcatgtgtatgtgtgacCCCTATTAACCCTTCGAAATTGCCTTATAAAATTATTGTTTCTGGAGTTGCTACATGTAACTATCGCAAAGAGGGGCGTTGTTCAAAATGTTCCGTTCGGAGAGTATTAATGTCGTGGTTACGAAATAACATTAGAACAGCTAAGTCGGGCTTACGTTTAACGTTTGTCGTAATTCCTTCCCAACTGGTCAGTCTAGTGCGAATCGTGCTAACTCCATTTGCCTTAGCGGAGGTACCCAGCGCAAGTCAGAATGAACTGATAGTATTTTATGCTCACGTTTACACGTGGGAAGGTACAAATTAGTTGCCGACGATAAGAGGAAGACGTGCGGATATGAGAAAAACTCCACTGGGGGAGGTAAAAACGCAGGTAAACATTCCAACCGTAGGTACCTCCAACCAttcacacatacatatagatAATAAAAAGTTATGCAACGGGTGGACATGGAGAATCTACAACAGTTCTGTacttcgttttcctttttcctgctTACACGCACGGCTTATTAATACACCACAACGGGTTAACCTTTTTCCATCTGTATGTATAACTTAACAGGATCATCATCACCGAAAAATGTGTTGCCTTAGAGGTTACGCGAAGTCCTCGCCACACGGCAAAAGCATGGCCGATGGATTAGCCAACTGATAGACTCATGCCCCTTTTATCACTAATTGGGTGAACATTttagaggagaaaaaaaaagaagaaaaaaaaaaaaaaaaaaaaaaaaaaaagatgcatTCCATTCGACGACAACCTTGTTACTATGTCTTCCGCCATAtgggtttcctttttttttttttttttttttttttaatttaaaaatgactCTATTTCTACAAAGAAGAGTACATAAAAGGGCGGACACCAACTACACATAACATATATATCATGTGGTAGGTCAAAAAAACGTGCTCGCAGAGTGAGGATAGATTAAGAAGAGTAAAAAGGAGGGAGTAGACTCACTAGTTTGTCCTGCAAAGTGTGCACTATGTGCTTACTGATCGAGCCCTTGTTGCCACAAACTGAGCGCATCGCGATCGAACGTACCCCTGCGCGGGGGCAGACGAGAGATCACCGCGATGGAAAATTTTGTGCAGACTCAAGGACTGAACAGAGACAGTCCTTCTCCGTGAACAGTTATGCTAATTCAACTACACTACATGTACACCACATCATGCGTCCCGTACGTGCATGCGCGCGTACGTATAGCATAGCGTAGAGCACCATAAGCATGGCACACCATAAGGATAGCACACCATAAGCATGGCACACCATAAGCATGACACACCATAAGCATGGCACACCATAAGGATAGCACACCAAAATCATAGCACACTGTTCACCAATATGTTTTAGAAGTAggcaataaaaataaaagggagcCCGCCACAGTGTACATGAATTTGCGTGTTGGTGTAGAACGGGGGAGATCACGGCATTTGGTACGAATTCCAGCGAAGGAGAGGTGGGGGCGATAAAGATCTTCGTTACTGCCAGGAGGATTGAATAAGCATTTGCTTACGTACGTTGTGCGTACATGCGATGATGTGGTACACAATATAAATATGCAGCATGCAAAggtgatgaaaagaaaggtaCAGTTGTATAAGCTTGGgaaggtgaagaaggaaggtatATACATAAGCGTAGCAAAGTAAACTCAGGAAGAGTTACATATAACAGTACGCACATGCATACGCCCCCGTTGCCTTACTATTCCTGTGCAGTGTACAAGGCGAGTGTATATGTAACAGCgtgctttcttttctttcttttttttttttttttcttttttgtttttcgttGCATCATCGTTTttctttactatttttttttttttttttttttttttgttgtttcaaTTGAATTCAAATCCATTCACATCGATTCTCATCGATTCGATTCGATTCGCTTTGCCAATTTTTCAACTTTACATTTGCTTCCCTCAGTTCAAACAAATTCGCATAAGCCGAGAAAAACGCCTTTCCAACAAAGTCAACAAAACGCAATTCAGTACGCAattacatgtgcacatgacTTCATCACACCTACCCCCCTCCTACCATCGCATTTGCATTAACGTCGTAGgtgaaagaagaatataTGCCCGCTTTTCTAATAAacggaaaaaggaacaaaacaTATAAAAGGCATACTTACACTTACCCACTTGGCATCCGCATACGAGTATCCGTACCAAGTTTTCTCCCACCGAAACATTTGATGTTACGCACTTTTTTGTtaacctccccccctttatcGGCGTTTCGCTTATGCGCTAATAATTCCTCCGCAACAAGAAGTTTAACCTCCCATGAATAATAACAGTATATAGTAACAGCAAataatatgcatatatatatatggcaTACTTTTGGGCGCACAATTTTTCAAGCAAGAAAAgccaaaatattattatttttatgcctccccccccccccccacttGCTATTATGCATAAAACACGAATTGAttgatttttcttcatcgtgCCGGGAATTAATTCTTAACAAATTAGttttaatgattaaaatataattagaatttttttttttttttttttcctttttgacatttctTCTTACCGCGCGTAACCGACCCTCcattatccttttcttttttttctacccccACGCAAgtgttgtcattttttttaaaagcataCCGCCAAGCAATGAGTACGTCAGACGAAACTAGAAAAGGAGGATCCCCAtgtgaggaaggaaaaggaagtttcttcttttttagaaaaaacaaaggaaaggACAAAGTTTGTAGGACTGATCAAGCTGCTTTGGATAAGGGAGCTCCACACGATTCGAGTAAAGAAGGTGTTGAGGATCAAGATATAAGGAAAAGTGGGTCCCAAGCAGAACCcgcagaggaagaagaacacaCAAAGGAGGAGATTggaaacaaagaaaaagaaaaggggaaaggaaagaaaggaagtaaCCTTccgaaaggaggaaaggaaaacggaGTACAAGATGCTACCAAGAGAAAGAACATCAAGGGAGGAACAAACAGAATGAGCAAAACCGTTTCGACATCAAAAGAACGCGACTCACTGAATGAACCAACCAGATCACCAAATGCTGGTGATGTAAGTCCTGAGAGTTCTAGTGATAAACCAAAACATGTGCACAGTGAAACGAAAGATCTCGCAGAAGATGCTAGCCAAATGTCCAATGGAGCTGCGAGCGTGATGGATGACAAGGCAAATGACTCGTCTCATGATACTTCTCGCACGCCCTCTAAAAAACACGCTACACAGATTATCAAGAACACCATGGAGGAACAAGAATTGGATGAGGATACCACGAATAGCAGTTCAAAGGAGGTGGATGATGACCGACACAGTGTCATTTtacaaagggaagaagaaaacttcCTTGCAGAAAATTCGATAAATACAGGAAGCTTTGagccaaatgaaaaaaacgaaatagaCTTGCAAGAATTAAATGAGCATAATAACAACAGTGATGATGACAGTAATGTAAACAAAGGCAAATGTGAAATCGATAATagaataaagagaaaaatgcacTCGTTAAAGCagaatgaggaaaagaaaaaaaaaaaaaccgaTACAGATAATGCTCCTTCTATTGCTTCCGACTCGTCCGATGAGGAAGACGTAGattcaaaggaaaaattgagtGATAACAGTGCTAATGAGATATTTGACAAGAAGGACAAAGATgatgcaaaggaaaaaaagaaaaatggttCCAAGGAGGACCACGTCATTTATGCAGATGAGGTAATTTTTATGCACTTGTCTACTGTTACATAAATGTGAATTGCACCTTCTTATGCACAACGACGTGGCGATATAAACGAATTACACTAAACTAATGAAAACTTGAATACAGAAGGGAGAGTTAATAGCAAAAAGGAACGACCTCATTTCTTCATCCCATTTcttaccaatttttttttttaccccacTCCATGTAGGCCCTAAAAGGATACCCACGGATTTTCGTAACCAGACTTCCCTTCGAGGCTGGCAAAAAGGACTTAGAAAAATACTTTTCCAAATATGGGAAGATAGTAGACATTTACGTATCCAAGAATTTGTCGAATAACAAAAACAAGGGGTTTGGATTTGTGTCGTTCGAGAAGCAGAGTTCCATGGATAAGGTGAGTTTTAGAGCAAGTCAGTAGTACTCTTTTGAGGGAATCTTTCACCACTAGAGCATATCCCCTAAATGTACAACAATAACAACCACCACAACGATCAACGGAACCGACATCACCAACAACGAAGCGCATGCATGCCATGTACCGATGCATACTCCATCGCAATGTGATTGCGTTTTCCCCAATTGTCTGCtactttccacttttttcgtAGGTCCTCAAGGACAAGCTGCACATAATCTGTGGCAAGGAAATCGTCGTGGACGTTGCTTCTATGAGGGATAGCAAAACCAAGCACCTTTTCCGTAAGGGCACAAATGAAAAGCAGCCACTTTAGTATGGCGTTCTAATTGTGTCTTGCCAGTCACTTCCTGCTAATGCTGTCCTCTTAGTATCGTCTTGCCAATCCCGTCTTGCCAATCCCGTCTTGCCAATCCTGTCTTGCTAATGTCGTCCTGCTAATGTCGTCCTGCTAATGTCGCCCTGCtaattgttttttcatttctgccGCTCCACCCCGCAGATCTCCCGTCGGACCACTACCTAGCCAAGTACCCCAAGAACGACAGAAAGTCCCCCAGCAGGACGCACAACAATCTTATCAACTTCAACAAGTACCACAATGTGTATAATAAAACAAACAACATAAGGGACATGTCCAAAAATATTGATAACAATTTAGTGatgcaaaatttttacaatcTATGCCCAACGTATAACATACTAGGCAATCGAATGAATAATAAACAAATCTACAAGAATAATATGCCCATGCCTATCTTCCCCCCCGCCGGTTATAATATGGACCCAGCTTATTTCAACAATCAGCAAATGCCCTATCAGAATTGTCTGGACTACATGGGCAATGACTACTACTGGAATATGGCTAACTATTACAACTGGAATAACATGATGTTTCATAATGAGAATTTGTACAAcgcaaagaaaatggaatatCCCTATTACGTCTGTAATGGACAGTACATGAATCAGAGTAAGTTCTACTTTTAAGTTGGAACATTGCAATTATCGGGATGGAAGTGGGACCATCTCGGTTGCTGCTTatactttcattttttttacacttttttttttttttttttttcaatttgtatGAACGGCAAGGGTAAAAATGTTCACTTTttatgaactgttcaggcgatttaaccattttttttttttttttttttttttttttttttttttttttttttgcaggcCCCCCCCCAATTGTCAAGAACAAAATGCAACGGAAAAATAGCCCCATGGAGGAGAGCATGATGAAGTATCCCCCAAATGTCCTCCCAGGAGGGGGTTACCGTTCCCCCGGTCAGCCATGTAATAACGCAGATAGAGAACGCAGAAACCGTTGAGGAGAAGCTGCTCAATTTTGTTTGCTCCATGCGTCTCGTGGCCCATGGAGGAAGGGCACCACTACCCCCGTACTCCTTACATATGCACACGCCTTTAACACCCATTTGAACCGAACCATCCCCCCCATTTGCAGTTGTGCGAAAGTTACCCGGCGGAGATGAGTGGAACAAACGAGGATACAAGCTGTTCGTCACGAAGTTAAGTAAGTCGCTGAGGACCCCACACAGACTCTTTACATACCCCCTACAATGCACTTTTCACAAACTGATGTTCATCtaccaaattttttttttttttttttttttttttttttttccaccttccAGATAGCGTGACCACGATCGAAACGCTCAGGAATTACTTCGAAGCATTCGGCGAGATCATCGACATTTACATGCCCAACGATGTGTGCACAAACAGACCCCGCGGTATCGCCTTTGTTACATTCCTGGACAACGATTGCGTGAAGAAAATTCTATCGAACAAGAATTCAAAGCATATAATTGATGGAAAGGAGGTAAgcaaccatttttttttttttttttttttttttttttttttttgatacaCCCTTCGAGTGTACTCCATCTATGTTTTAGGACTTGACGTCCTTAGCTTAGCAGACCAGttttgcatgtatatatgtgtgcatatgacTTAGTGCGTACCTGACTAGTAAACATTTTCGTAATACCCCTTTTGgcgccccccccccttgcagGTTGTCGTTGATCTTGCAGACCCAGAAAcgaaaacgaagaagaataTGTGTTACCCCTGAGAAGGAAGGGTGAGCACCTCTGTGGAACCACCACCACCCCAGATGGTACTACTATTCATCGCCAccctttttaataattaaatGAATACTTCTTCCAACGATGAACCGCTTGGAATGATGAACTTCCTTAAGCGACGATCTGTTTCAGACCGCTTATAATTTGTTCCAAATGTTTCTCGTCCTCCCCCCctctacacacacatatatacatacacactaCGACAatagttctttttttgtttcctttttgtttcttttccttcctccctctccccctcagtttttacaactttgttgtaacattcctttttttttttttttttttttaatcatgtGCCCCTGCACACCTGGCCCCCACGCCCATCCGTACATgacgtacatataaatatatacatacgataagtattatatatttgcttatttgccCATGTAtagatttatttttgtgtccCTCCCCTCCGTGAGTGCTTTCACGCTACCACATTTCGTTCACAAACACTTTGCATGTATATGCTGATGCCTTCCCTGCACACGGATGTATGTTAGGTGCggcacatatgcatgtagaTCTTACGTGCATATAGAACGTATTTCTCTTCCCTGACACGTGTTAACTGGACCACACTCACCTTGGGGTTTAAttgttattttcctttcccttccgaCTTTATCCTCCCCTTATTtcgtataatttttttttaagaaatcttccttttgcccttttctttctctggAAAAAACTGGCACGTAAACTGCAAATGCCAATGCCAAACTGCTGTGAACAGTCAACTTTGGATTTCGCTACCCCAGTAAATCTTTCAAAGTGGGAAAACAAAACCCTCtagcttttcttttcttttctttttttgtcgtaaagttgtgtatattttagaacatgtgtgtattctcatttttttttttttttttttttttttttttttatccatttcgATGTACATTATTAGAATGTTCATTAacaatttgcaaaaaaaaaaaaaaaatattctatttcctttttctttttttaaaattttttatgttaagcTCATTTGATGAATCAGTCTGAACagctacaatttttttcttttctcatgTTCATAATGACTGCTCTTCATGCTCGGCttggagaaggaataagTTAGGGACCCCTACAGGGTTGTTTAAAGGATGTGTAGGCAGGATCTGGCCCAAGCCACAACGGCAGAGCGGGTAACTTAGGTTAACCTCCAATCAGATTAGCGACCtaacccctcccccccccctttgcgTTGCAAAATCTCATCGCGCAAAAGAACGCCAAATTGTTACAACAGCCAAACAGGGAGAGTAAAAACAATCCTCCGCTGTATAGCGGAAAACGTGAACGCGTAACCAGGTTGCCCGTTCTGcccaagggggaaaaggaatctCCTTCTCCCCATATACAAACTGCAAgataaaatggagaaaacaaaaatagagGCCCTCTTCATCTACGATGAAGATGTGAAAAAGGCCGAGAAGTCCGTAACAGATGAAGAGCTACAGGTAAGTGCACAATATTATGGTTCATTCGTTTGAGAAAGCTCCTCAGGTAACCATGCCACCTCTGTTCATTTGCTCATAAGTCACTGGAACAGTGTGCAAGTGAGAAGGGGCTGGAGGGGCAAAATTCACGTGGTCATCGCTGGATAATTGGGAAGACACGGAAATTGATGGACCGATGAATCGTTTATATTTCACGGTATGGCAATCCTCCCCTTCCCAAAGGCAGAGAAGGTCATCTACTACTACCCAAACGAAACGGACGAACAAGTGAAGGTTATGCACACGAGCGCCATGGAAGGTGTTTCTGCTTTTCTCTCCCAGTTTAGCAAATCACACATGGAGCATATAATAACAAAAGATAATTTAATTGTCATCCACAAATGGTACAAGCATATATTCGTAACGGTCGtcgtgaaaaatatttacaaaaatgagaaaacgGAACTCCTCATGTGTAAGTTACTGCACAAAGTTATGGACAACTTCATCTCGACCTTCACCCTACTGCACGGGCACATCCGGACCTTCTTGAAGtataagaagaacaaaacaacAGGTGAGACAACCTGGAGGGAAGGAAGCagacaaaatgaatttaaaatgaatttaaaatgaatttaaaatgaatttaaaatGGATTTAACTTTGCGCAATTTGTGGGCAGTCACTCCCCCTTTTCTATACCACCGAGCAGGGGAGGAGTTACACAcatcttctcttcctccctcGGATTGACCATGTAACTATTTAATCGACTCACTATATGTACAGTCTAGGGGTATTACATAATTTATCCATCTTAACCCGTCCCGTTCTACAAAACGTATGCAGgaaatatgaacagaaaaacgAATCTCCAGACACTCTTGGATGATTATGTCTTTACCTACATAAACACAATTAACAATGAGTGTGTGAACATTCACAACGGTAAGAAGGCTTTATCACCGCTACGACGTATCCTCACGGACCGATTATCCACCAAGTGCTTGTCCATGTTATATGCACGACTGACATACACATTCTCGGTGAaaacctcccccccctccttcaccTCATTCCTCCCGTTGAAATGGTTTCGTGTCCCTCACTATGACTGCCACCACACGGTGTGCGTAAATTGACCCTCCTTGCAGGCCTACAaagttttcatttcttcccaGTTGAAAAACATACCTACGTTACTGTAcaggtaaaaatgggttGCCCACTTTGAGCTCGTCATCCCATTACTATTTCATCAAAATGTGTTGTAAGCCTTGCGAGATTTCCCTCACCTGTCCTCTATCTGTTCCACAACCGTTCCTCACCACCTAttcacctcttttttttttttttttcatttccttgcAGAACCTCATTTCGTCTCTTATACTAGGGCAGAAGCAGATAAAGCATGGATGTCTACTGTACGAAGGGCACTTGATTTACTCAAGTCTCGAAATGAGCGACACAAAGATGATATACAATTATTTGGTGTCCTACGGCGGAACGGTAAgagtgcgaaaaaaaaaaaaaaaaaaaaaacgtacagGAAAGGGTGTACATTTAGCCCATTCCCTCGTCGAACATAAGAACACACATGTAAATATCATGAAAATGggtacactttttttttttttttttttttttttttttttttttttcatttttctcccctaACACCTTAGGTAAACAACTTAAAGTTAAATCAACACCCGTTTAGGAAAATTGCATCCTCTGCCGCCATCAACGTAAGTGCAAATGTGCATGTGGTTCAATCCGCTCTTCTCTGGGGGAGCTCCTTCAGTGCATGAAGCTTCTGTACGAAGGCTAATCGGATCAGTCGTGCCAACCCTCTCTGGCCCGTTACCTCCAGGTTCCTCAAATtatacctcttttttttttttttttccccttccctttatCTGGCTCGCAGCCAAATGGAGGTTTGTCCAGCTTCGCCCGGTGCAACACTCTTGACGAGAAAAACGCCTTTCTCCTGGGGATCAAGAAGTAAGGCCCATCCGTTAAGGGAAGAATATCTTATCCCCATCCCCCTGCAAAGAAGTGTGGGGTTCGTTCTCCTCAGTATGAATGTGCGAATGTTCTCTGTTTACAGGACGACCGCTCATGTGCACACCAACGTCGTTATGAACACCGCAGGTCGTCCATCTTCATGCCAGTGGTGAGCCTCAGTAACGAGAAAAAGTACAAACTCGTGGCATTCGTTTATAAGGGTATCTTGCTCGTCTTGCTCATCAAGGGGAGCACCATCAAGGATGAAGACTTTGACATCCTCATCGATGTACAGAACAAATGCACAAATGAAAACTCCACTAGCATACACAGCTTGTCCAAACTAAACGAGGTTCTCTCCGTACAGTTTAAAAAGTATCTAAATCAGGATGACCCAGTCAAGTACCTATATTACAACCATTCTAGCAATTCTATCAAATATTCcattaacaacaaaaaaataaataatgagGAGCTCTTCCTGGTTGCTGATTTCCACTTCCTACTCCTCGATTCAGAATTtaagcaaaacaaaataaagtggAACAAAAGAGCCTCTTccatggaaaaggaaaaatcacATTTGTCAAAGgaacttttcaattttaaaaatcacTGCATTTGTGGAGACGCCTCGAAAAATAGTCAATCTCCAGGTGGGGAAAATCAAACGGAAAGTTCCACTTCACATTGTGAGCATCATGCACAGGATGGTAAAGAAGGCAACACGAATAACGTAGATAATCAGCAGGTAACAGAATCCCTCATGGAGGAAAACCACCTAAGCGACACTCATGCCCTTAATAGTGCCCACCTAACAAGTGAGAGAAAAGACGAAATGAAGGATCCCCCTGTAGAGAATCATAGCTTAAGGAAATGCCAACTCACCACAAgcgaaacagaaaaaacgcACAACGAAGCCGGTGGTAATTCTctaggggagaaaaaaaaaaaattgaaattagTTTATAATGAGGAGTTAAAGAGAAAGCTCTTTGAAGATACTGGTGACGatgtaaaaattgaaaaaatattttacaaagaGGCAAATGGGCCCTGGATATTTGCCAAGAAGACCCTTCAAAGggaactttttattttctccgaTGACTCGAAGATTTCCCTCTCTAAAGCGCAGCACGGTGTCCGTCACATAATGGACCACAATTTTAcaaacatatacatttagCACATGTGCATGACCACGTtgttttattcccttttttgacTATTCTCACTTCTTAGGGGGGTTTCTCACTGGGGTACAATGCATTTTTGTCATGGACACACACTTCGCACCTGTTTAGGAGAGAAACTGCCTTCCCTTACATGATGAAAAGAGCAGCGTAGTCATCTGCATGGACAAAAAATTGGTTatgatataatttttattttattttatttttttttttgttgtgctCCTTTGTATGTGCCTTTTTTGCATACAAAAGACGAGCTTCCAAACAAGGGGAGTTTCTCAACCTCCTGCTCCAACCCGTCGAACTGTTCACACTTGGCAACTTCAACTTCCCTTCAGttcgtttccattttttcttaaatcgATAGACTTTTTCGATGCCCAAACACAAACACAATCCCCCTTTGGGGGAATTTTTTAcccaaccaaaaaaaaaaaaaaggggcacaataaaaatttaaacctCTAGCCGACGGAAGGAAGATATCTGAACCAATTGCCATTTGATTAAAATTACAAGTacagttttttcatttggagGTAATTTATAAAAAGTTCTAAATTGGATATTTAAAGAAGAATGCAACATGGGATAATACACCCACCCCCCTGGGACACTACTACTTGTCAAAATAGACCTATagtgcttttttttaatgggaaaaaatggcgcGGAATTtcaacagggggggggggggggaagaggggtgaagtaaaaaatcaTCTCCATGAGTCATACGTGGGAAAAGGCGTACTCATAAATATGCAGTATTCACAAATGATTATCCATAAGGACAAGTGCTACATTGCGCTTGTGACAATTtgggttggaaaaaaaaaaaaaaaaaaaaaaaaaaaaaaaatgtccacgAAGTCAGCTACATTTTCCCTTAGTTTTGTggtccacattttttttctccttttttattttgtgtgTACCTGCCATCAAATGATGTTCTTCATTTGATCAATGGTGGCCGCATCGTAAAGTAGGTGGTTCTTGTCATGCATTTCAATTGCTTTGATGAAATTCTTCGCGAGGAATGGCAGAAGAGGGTAGTCCTCCTTTGTGCACTCATAACTGTTTTCATCATTCTCCAACATGAAGGTTTTCCAACATGGCTTAAAAGATTCTAAGTCTATTTTATTCAACAGGACAATGGAAATTAGCCAGTTAAAATACTCTTCACTTTTCTCCACGTTTTTGTTACAGGCATATTTCTTAAGGGTAAGCTTTAAAATGTTGGcttgtaatttttcattaaatttCGGGGGGATATTCAAATTCTCGATTTTCCTCGTCAGCGTTTCCCATTCATCTGAACCAGTGATGGTGGACATCTCTAGAATTTCGTTCAGCTTGGGGAGGTACACTTCGATGAAGGCGCTTTCGTCATTTGCGCCATTTGACCCTGCGTTAGCTGTTCCCGTCGTTTGGGCGCTATTTCCCGCTTCGTCATTTGGGGATCCCTTTTCCCTCGCCAATATGGTTTCTACGCCGGTTGCGCCTTCATTGGACTGCTCTTCCGTTTTACCTATCCCGTCATTTGCACTGCTTCCCTCGCCGCTCTTCTTCAAGTTCAAGTTTCGCATGAAGAAATTTCCTTCATTGGCGCTTCCACTGTTTCcgctcttttccttctccgaGAACCTAGAATTCATGCTGCTAAATAGCCCGCCTCCTCCGCTGTTGCCACTGCTAGTGCCACTGTTGGTACCACTGTTGGTCGTGCCACTGGCCGTATTACCACTTTCATTATTCATAAAGGTTTGTTGGTTATTCTTGAAGGCGAAATGATTCTTTGACATCATGTCGAAGAAACTGCCACCAGAGGTATTGGATGCTCCGTCTTGGTTTGACGTACCTACACCTCCAAGTGCTCCACCTTTCATCATATCATCGCCCATCGTTTTTGAAGCACTCGCAGTTTTGGCCTTCATCAAATTTAGGGAGagtttcttcatatttttattagcatccacatttttcattcctcCACCAAGATTCCTCATGCTCATCATGCTAAACGCTGTACTGGAGCTACTGTTGCCACCAAGGCCACTACTACCCCCAATGTTCGAACCCCCGCCAGTGTTACTACTACCCATATTAAAATTGACGTTACGTAGGAGATTGTTCCTCATGCTGCTAAGGCTACTGTTCATCTTACTGTCATGGTAGCTACTCATGTTAC
Coding sequences:
- a CDS encoding U6 snRNA-associated Sm-like protein LSm4, putative; translated protein: MVFPLTLLKCSQNQPVMVELKNGETYSGFLVFCDRFMNLHMKNIICTSKDGDKFWKISECYVRGNSVKYIRVQDEAIDQAIEETNEQKARNIGRGRGGRGRGRGTGRGTDNRGGRGGQMRAGRRGF
- a CDS encoding nucleic acid binding protein, putative, which gives rise to MSTSDETRKGGSPCEEGKGSFFFFRKNKGKDKVCRTDQAALDKGAPHDSSKEGVEDQDIRKSGSQAEPAEEEEHTKEEIGNKEKEKGKGKKGSNLPKGGKENGVQDATKRKNIKGGTNRMSKTVSTSKERDSLNEPTRSPNAGDVSPESSSDKPKHVHSETKDLAEDASQMSNGAASVMDDKANDSSHDTSRTPSKKHATQIIKNTMEEQELDEDTTNSSSKEVDDDRHSVILQREEENFLAENSINTGSFEPNEKNEIDLQELNEHNNNSDDDSNVNKGKCEIDNRIKRKMHSLKQNEEKKKKKTDTDNAPSIASDSSDEEDVDSKEKLSDNSANEIFDKKDKDDAKEKKKNGSKEDHVIYADEALKGYPRIFVTRLPFEAGKKDLEKYFSKYGKIVDIYVSKNLSNNKNKGFGFVSFEKQSSMDKVLKDKLHIICGKEIVVDVASMRDSKTKHLFHLPSDHYLAKYPKNDRKSPSRTHNNLINFNKYHNVYNKTNNIRDMSKNIDNNLVMQNFYNLCPTYNILGNRMNNKQIYKNNMPMPIFPPAGYNMDPAYFNNQQMPYQNCLDYMGNDYYWNMANYYNWNNMMFHNENLYNAKKMEYPYYVCNGQYMNQSPPPIVKNKMQRKNSPMEESMMKYPPNVLPGGGYRSPGQPFVRKLPGGDEWNKRGYKLFVTKLNSVTTIETLRNYFEAFGEIIDIYMPNDVCTNRPRGIAFVTFLDNDCVKKILSNKNSKHIIDGKEVVVDLADPETKTKKNMCYP